A single genomic interval of Microbacterium oleivorans harbors:
- a CDS encoding FAD-dependent oxidoreductase: protein MRSQNIESDITVVGGGLAGVCAAISAARLGKRVALVGNRPVLGGNSSSEVRVWVVGATSHGIQRFARESGVIGELYVENQYRNPEGNPIIWDEVVLDAVRAEPNIRLFLNTDVREIDLDEVGGERVITAVHGWTMGSEIATTFRSPYVLDCTGDGLIGYLAGADFRIGREARDEFGEAWAPEVADEELLGSTILFYTKDLGRPVDFVAPDSAKDITTTPIPTSRILRSGDSGAHYWWIEWGGHLDTVHDNEAIRDELRSVIFGIWDYIKNSGRFDAETLDLEWVGTMPGKREYRRFLGDHVLTQNEILDQVDHEDAVAFGGWSIDLHPVEGMYATEAGAHQRYSDGIYGIPFRSYYSRNVANMLMAGRDISASHVAFGSTRVMATCGAGGEAAGTGAALALDLGVRPRRIATAHAHELRQLLLRQDAAIFGVRNDDPHDLALRARVTASSAAATIDPVELAPGAATTDHPLDRDLGVLVPVDPRLDGVDVLVRVTRPTTISATLWTTGRRQNAVPVDERAHTTVEVAAGDEPQWVRLPLTWTPDEPENVVIVLGANDDAAVVLADAQVPGVLALPHRPQADGDQNVEVDESESVIAWPAIPLRGRTPRLRLHPSTAAFAEQRAVGGYQRFFGGPNMWMSLPDDPDPALSLAWGEGQRVRRIRLVFDDDTDVELNTLHHHRTPDRVFPELVRDYVVETRRGDAHEWEELVRASANRRRQRVHDVEADDVTALRVRVLATNGAPQARIVSLRVM, encoded by the coding sequence ATGCGCTCTCAGAACATCGAATCCGACATCACCGTCGTCGGCGGCGGCCTCGCCGGCGTCTGCGCCGCCATCAGCGCCGCGCGACTGGGCAAGCGGGTGGCCCTCGTGGGCAATCGGCCGGTGCTCGGCGGAAACTCGTCGTCGGAGGTGCGGGTGTGGGTCGTCGGCGCCACGTCGCACGGCATCCAGCGCTTCGCTCGCGAGAGCGGCGTCATCGGTGAGCTCTACGTCGAGAACCAGTACCGCAACCCCGAGGGCAATCCGATCATCTGGGACGAGGTCGTGCTCGACGCGGTGCGCGCCGAGCCGAACATCCGACTGTTCCTCAACACCGACGTGCGCGAGATCGACCTCGACGAGGTCGGGGGCGAACGTGTGATCACCGCGGTGCACGGGTGGACGATGGGTTCGGAGATCGCCACGACGTTCCGCAGCCCCTACGTGCTGGACTGCACCGGCGACGGCCTCATCGGCTACCTCGCGGGGGCGGACTTCCGCATCGGGCGCGAGGCCCGCGACGAGTTCGGCGAGGCGTGGGCTCCCGAGGTGGCCGACGAGGAGCTGCTCGGGTCGACGATCCTGTTCTACACGAAGGACCTCGGACGCCCCGTCGACTTCGTCGCCCCCGACTCGGCGAAGGACATCACGACGACGCCCATCCCCACCTCGCGGATCCTGCGGTCGGGCGACTCCGGGGCGCACTACTGGTGGATCGAGTGGGGCGGACACCTCGACACCGTGCACGACAACGAGGCGATCCGCGATGAGCTGCGCTCGGTGATCTTCGGTATCTGGGACTACATCAAGAACTCGGGCCGCTTCGACGCCGAGACCCTCGACCTCGAATGGGTCGGCACGATGCCCGGCAAGCGGGAGTACCGCCGCTTCCTCGGCGACCACGTGCTCACCCAGAACGAGATCCTCGACCAGGTCGACCACGAGGACGCCGTCGCCTTCGGCGGGTGGTCGATCGATCTGCACCCCGTGGAGGGGATGTACGCCACCGAGGCCGGCGCGCACCAGCGGTACTCCGACGGGATCTACGGCATCCCGTTCCGCAGCTACTACTCGCGCAACGTCGCGAACATGCTCATGGCCGGACGCGACATCTCGGCCAGTCACGTCGCGTTCGGTTCGACGCGGGTGATGGCCACCTGCGGCGCCGGCGGCGAGGCGGCCGGAACCGGGGCCGCGCTCGCGCTCGATCTGGGCGTGCGCCCGCGCCGCATCGCCACCGCGCACGCGCACGAACTCCGTCAGCTGCTGCTGCGCCAGGACGCCGCGATCTTCGGTGTGCGCAACGACGACCCGCACGATCTGGCGCTGCGCGCGCGGGTGACGGCGTCCTCGGCGGCGGCGACGATCGACCCCGTCGAGCTCGCCCCGGGCGCAGCGACCACCGACCACCCGCTCGACCGCGACCTGGGCGTGCTCGTGCCGGTCGATCCGCGACTCGACGGCGTCGACGTGCTCGTGCGGGTCACGCGCCCGACGACCATCAGCGCCACCCTGTGGACCACCGGGCGGCGGCAGAACGCGGTTCCGGTCGACGAGCGCGCGCACACCACGGTCGAGGTCGCGGCGGGGGACGAGCCGCAGTGGGTGCGGCTGCCGCTGACCTGGACGCCCGACGAGCCCGAGAACGTCGTGATCGTGCTGGGTGCGAACGACGATGCCGCCGTCGTGCTCGCCGACGCCCAGGTTCCGGGGGTGCTGGCTCTCCCGCACCGCCCGCAGGCGGACGGCGACCAGAACGTCGAGGTCGACGAGTCCGAGAGCGTCATCGCGTGGCCGGCGATCCCGTTGCGGGGCCGCACGCCGCGGCTGCGGCTTCACCCGAGCACGGCGGCGTTCGCCGAGCAGAGGGCCGTGGGCGGCTATCAGCGGTTCTTCGGCGGCCCGAACATGTGGATGTCGCTGCCCGACGACCCCGATCCGGCGCTGAGCCTCGCGTGGGGGGAGGGGCAGCGGGTGCGCCGCATCCGGCTGGTCTTCGACGACGACACCGACGTGGAGCTGAACACGCTCCACCACCACCGCACGCCCGATCGGGTCTTCCCCGAGCTCGTGCGCGACTACGTCGTCGAGACCCGTCGCGGCGATGCGCACGAGTGGGAGGAGCTGGTGCGCGCGAGCGCGAACCGTCGGCGCCAGCGCGTGCACGACGTCGAGGCCGACGATGTCACGGCGTTGCGGGTGCGCGTGCTCGCGACCAACGGCGCCCCACAGGCGCGCATCGTCTCACTGCGCGTGATGTGA
- a CDS encoding alginate lyase family protein, whose protein sequence is MRNRWRFSLAITAVVALAAPALPAAAAPTSPATTTTPAATFEDAFDELASHWFAAAGTWEASEGAATVVQPGAERGSILALTGRGLGDEATATVRFSTSGGGANAWAGFTVRRAGTADDYTQSGYTVFVRNSGELALIRAAGDGRVTVLATAQTDARPATQPVTLTARLDGDELSVGVGDASSAPLLTATDDAFDGSGFALAAHRDARMSVDAVALTGVVERIEPVPTDCVAWSGIPDAEAGRGDVLVSGARIDAVSSRIAAGVEPQASAYPSLLDDAEAGLGRSPAPPTTFFVPFFYNDPTAHRAARDGLQNDANTAYQLALAYRLSGDERYGAHAADFIDAWTSTVTCVRTREDSALAFSYHFPAFIHAAELLRGTDAWNAEAEAAFAGFLRETALPVAGSILHRTNNWGSWALETTTAAVSYLDDAAGIARAHARAVELIEHQIDADGHLPEEVDRNNGVGDYGIWYTHFSLLPLFLVAEALSEHGYDLHGYVNANGRGLADAADAATGWVADPTTFRYFSGDVADLANVRTIDYLRETGVVAHSMSYFELAQNHAPTPERAALLAEEGPMTTIHSAPYLSLTHGGLADATGVPEEPEAPEPTPGEPGQPGEPAVPGMPGGTGGGGGTGGASGTGGAGSGGASSGSGSLAAGADVLAGTGGSVPAGPFAAAVALTLGGLLLGAARLRRRAAVER, encoded by the coding sequence ATGAGGAATCGATGGAGATTCTCGCTCGCGATCACCGCGGTCGTGGCGCTCGCCGCCCCGGCGCTGCCGGCGGCCGCGGCCCCCACGTCGCCCGCGACGACCACTACGCCGGCGGCGACGTTCGAGGACGCGTTCGACGAGCTCGCGTCGCACTGGTTCGCCGCCGCGGGAACGTGGGAGGCGTCGGAGGGTGCGGCCACGGTCGTCCAGCCCGGCGCGGAGCGCGGTTCGATCCTGGCGCTGACCGGTCGCGGCCTGGGAGATGAGGCGACCGCGACGGTCCGTTTCAGCACCAGCGGCGGCGGGGCGAACGCGTGGGCGGGCTTCACCGTCCGCCGGGCGGGAACCGCAGACGACTACACGCAGTCGGGGTACACGGTGTTCGTGCGCAACAGCGGCGAGCTCGCGCTCATCCGCGCCGCCGGCGACGGCCGGGTGACGGTGCTCGCCACGGCGCAGACCGACGCCCGCCCGGCGACGCAGCCGGTGACGCTGACCGCTCGCCTCGACGGCGACGAGCTGTCCGTCGGCGTCGGCGACGCGTCGTCGGCACCGCTGCTCACGGCGACCGACGATGCCTTCGACGGCAGCGGCTTCGCTCTCGCCGCTCACCGCGATGCGAGGATGTCGGTCGATGCGGTGGCGTTGACCGGTGTCGTCGAGCGCATCGAGCCGGTGCCGACCGACTGCGTCGCCTGGTCGGGAATCCCCGACGCCGAGGCGGGGCGCGGCGATGTGCTCGTCAGCGGGGCGCGCATCGACGCGGTGTCGTCGCGCATCGCGGCGGGGGTCGAGCCGCAGGCGTCGGCGTACCCGAGCCTGCTCGACGACGCCGAGGCGGGATTGGGGCGCAGTCCCGCGCCGCCGACGACGTTCTTCGTGCCGTTCTTCTACAACGACCCGACGGCGCACCGTGCCGCGCGCGATGGGCTGCAGAACGACGCGAACACGGCCTACCAGCTCGCGCTGGCCTACCGGCTCTCGGGCGACGAGCGCTACGGCGCCCATGCCGCGGACTTCATCGATGCGTGGACGTCGACCGTCACGTGCGTCCGCACGCGGGAGGACTCCGCGCTCGCGTTCAGCTATCACTTCCCGGCGTTCATCCACGCTGCCGAGCTGCTGCGCGGCACGGACGCCTGGAACGCAGAGGCGGAGGCCGCCTTCGCGGGCTTCCTCCGCGAGACGGCGCTGCCGGTGGCGGGCTCGATCCTGCACCGGACGAACAACTGGGGCAGCTGGGCGCTCGAGACGACGACGGCCGCTGTCAGCTACCTCGACGACGCGGCGGGCATCGCGCGGGCGCACGCGCGGGCGGTGGAGCTGATCGAGCATCAGATCGACGCGGACGGTCATCTGCCCGAGGAGGTGGATCGGAACAACGGCGTCGGTGACTACGGCATCTGGTACACCCACTTCTCGCTGCTGCCGCTGTTCCTCGTGGCGGAGGCCCTCTCTGAGCACGGCTACGACCTGCACGGATACGTCAACGCGAACGGGCGGGGGCTCGCGGATGCCGCCGACGCCGCGACGGGCTGGGTCGCCGACCCGACGACGTTCCGGTACTTCTCGGGAGACGTCGCCGACCTGGCGAACGTGCGCACGATCGATTACCTCCGCGAGACGGGGGTGGTCGCGCACAGCATGAGCTACTTCGAGCTCGCGCAGAATCACGCGCCCACGCCGGAGCGGGCGGCGCTGCTGGCCGAAGAGGGGCCGATGACGACGATCCACTCGGCGCCCTACCTGAGCCTGACCCACGGCGGGCTGGCGGATGCGACCGGGGTGCCGGAAGAGCCGGAGGCGCCGGAGCCTACGCCGGGTGAGCCGGGGCAGCCGGGTGAGCCGGCGGTTCCCGGGATGCCGGGCGGGACCGGCGGTGGGGGCGGGACCGGCGGCGCAAGCGGAACCGGGGGTGCCGGCTCGGGCGGTGCTTCATCCGGCTCCGGGAGTCTCGCCGCCGGCGCGGACGTCCTCGCCGGCACCGGCGGCTCGGTTCCAGCCGGCCCGTTCGCGGCGGCGGTCGCCCTGACGCTCGGCGGGCTGCTGCTCGGGGCTGCACGCCTGCGGCGGCGCGCTGCCGTTGAGCGGTAG
- a CDS encoding intradiol ring-cleavage dioxygenase, which produces MNRIPEPEQTPDGPAYEGRLLDRVDDEVVDQGAPFDIRTLLTRRSVLSLVGVGLGAAALAACTPRATASPTSPAATPSASASATASPPATGAAVDVPAGEIPDETAGPYPGDGSNGPDVLEQSGIVRSDIRSSLAGGATADGVPMTLRLTILDTAAGDVPFAGAAVYVWHCDAQGRYSMYSSGVENENYLRGVQIADASGVVTFTSIIPGCYAGRWPHIHFEVYPDAASITDAANAIATSQVALPEDVCANVYALSSYDGSARNLAQISLDSDNVFSDDGGALQLAAASGDTTSGYSVALTARVDTRTAPAAGGGAGAPGGGSSGRP; this is translated from the coding sequence ATGAACCGCATCCCCGAGCCTGAGCAGACCCCCGACGGCCCCGCGTACGAAGGGCGGCTGCTCGATCGCGTCGATGACGAGGTGGTCGACCAGGGCGCACCGTTCGACATCCGGACGCTGCTGACCCGGCGATCGGTGCTGAGCCTCGTCGGCGTGGGCCTCGGCGCGGCCGCCCTCGCCGCCTGCACCCCGCGGGCCACGGCATCCCCGACGTCACCCGCGGCGACCCCGTCGGCCAGCGCCTCCGCGACGGCGAGCCCCCCGGCGACCGGTGCGGCCGTCGACGTCCCGGCCGGCGAGATCCCCGACGAGACAGCAGGCCCGTACCCGGGCGACGGTTCCAACGGCCCCGACGTGCTCGAGCAGTCGGGCATCGTGCGCAGCGACATCCGGTCCTCGCTCGCCGGCGGGGCCACCGCCGACGGAGTACCGATGACGCTGCGCCTCACCATCCTCGACACAGCCGCCGGCGACGTGCCGTTCGCCGGCGCCGCGGTCTACGTCTGGCACTGCGACGCGCAAGGGCGGTACTCGATGTACTCCAGCGGCGTCGAGAACGAGAACTACCTCCGCGGCGTGCAGATCGCCGACGCGTCGGGGGTCGTCACGTTCACCTCGATCATCCCGGGCTGCTACGCCGGGCGCTGGCCCCACATCCACTTCGAGGTCTACCCCGACGCCGCATCGATCACCGACGCGGCGAACGCGATCGCCACCTCGCAGGTCGCCCTGCCCGAAGACGTGTGCGCGAACGTCTACGCGCTCTCGTCCTACGACGGCTCCGCCCGCAACCTCGCGCAGATCAGCCTCGACTCCGACAACGTCTTCAGCGACGACGGCGGTGCCCTGCAACTCGCGGCCGCCTCCGGCGACACGACCTCGGGTTACAGCGTCGCGCTCACCGCCCGCGTCGACACCCGCACCGCGCCCGCTGCGGGCGGCGGCGCAGGCGCCCCGGGCGGTGGGTCATCCGGACGGCCGTGA
- a CDS encoding HNH endonuclease, with amino-acid sequence MKTNDPDSKSDAVGDSPHAAAFAGFDESLRLLHAGEVAAMRALAELGRSALREAHRGGVRGMASDMELRSVAAEAAGIARRGDRRVQWEIDHAMTVVDEYPAMFAAWEQRLVTREHVDVVVKVGRAVPEEVRPEFDAAAVAVCQRDIATRVAGALQNLAERMHPRSFSERHGEAAAGRCVRLSPGVDGMADLSATVPMVIAAGIYDRLTQMAQTVKDARADAVVDAAGANSAGADAASSGAGFGLSDPHHAGAAGPDAATAAAPDTRTMDQLRADVLSDLVLGGAPVIDPTTGTDGRGTLGAIRAKVQVVITADTLTGKDEHPAEATGTGLIDADTVRELASQTGTWDRMFIDPITRTPVETDAYRPLPAMRRLLQTRDQHCRFPGCRRAAIRCEIDHTIDHALGGHTHIYNLAHLCQRHHSMKQFTKWQVRQAGGGVLVWTSPHGRVYREDIPIPAVCFTPELATPPPAPTGPSGPPGRGAGAPPDAPPTF; translated from the coding sequence ATGAAGACCAACGATCCGGACAGCAAGAGCGATGCGGTGGGCGACTCGCCCCACGCCGCTGCGTTCGCCGGATTCGATGAGTCGTTGCGCCTCCTCCACGCCGGCGAGGTGGCCGCGATGCGAGCCCTCGCCGAGCTGGGACGGTCGGCCCTGCGCGAGGCGCATCGCGGCGGAGTCCGGGGCATGGCCTCCGACATGGAGCTGCGGTCGGTCGCCGCCGAGGCGGCGGGGATCGCGCGGCGGGGTGACCGGCGGGTGCAGTGGGAGATCGACCACGCGATGACGGTGGTGGATGAGTACCCGGCGATGTTCGCGGCGTGGGAGCAGCGCCTCGTCACGCGCGAGCACGTCGATGTCGTCGTGAAGGTCGGGCGGGCGGTGCCGGAGGAGGTACGACCGGAGTTCGACGCCGCCGCAGTGGCCGTGTGCCAGCGGGACATCGCGACGCGGGTGGCCGGGGCGTTGCAGAACCTGGCAGAGCGGATGCACCCGCGATCGTTCTCGGAGCGTCACGGGGAGGCCGCCGCCGGACGGTGCGTGCGGTTGTCGCCGGGCGTGGATGGGATGGCCGACCTCTCGGCGACGGTGCCGATGGTGATCGCGGCGGGGATCTACGACCGGTTGACGCAGATGGCACAGACCGTGAAGGACGCGAGAGCGGATGCCGTAGTGGATGCCGCGGGCGCGAACTCTGCGGGCGCGGATGCCGCAAGCTCGGGCGCGGGGTTCGGGTTGAGCGACCCACACCACGCGGGCGCCGCCGGGCCCGATGCCGCTACCGCCGCCGCGCCGGACACCCGCACGATGGATCAGCTCCGTGCCGACGTGCTGTCCGACCTCGTCCTCGGCGGCGCACCCGTCATCGACCCCACCACCGGCACCGACGGGCGCGGGACGCTCGGCGCGATCCGCGCGAAAGTGCAGGTCGTGATCACCGCAGACACCCTCACAGGGAAGGACGAACACCCCGCCGAAGCCACCGGCACCGGACTCATCGACGCCGACACCGTCCGGGAACTCGCCTCACAGACGGGGACGTGGGACCGGATGTTCATCGACCCGATCACCCGCACTCCGGTCGAGACCGACGCCTACCGGCCATTGCCCGCGATGCGGCGACTGCTGCAGACCCGCGACCAGCACTGCCGATTCCCCGGCTGCCGCAGAGCCGCGATCCGCTGCGAGATCGACCACACCATCGACCACGCCCTGGGCGGTCACACCCACATCTACAACCTCGCCCACCTCTGCCAACGACACCACTCCATGAAGCAATTCACGAAATGGCAGGTCCGGCAGGCCGGCGGCGGTGTCCTGGTGTGGACCTCACCCCACGGCCGGGTCTACCGAGAAGACATCCCCATCCCCGCCGTCTGCTTCACACCCGAACTCGCCACACCACCACCCGCACCAACCGGCCCGTCCGGCCCACCCGGCCGAGGCGCCGGCGCGCCACCCGACGCGCCACCAACCTTCTGA
- a CDS encoding AMP-binding protein → MFQSPYPSIEVPEVSVYDYLFGSLEERDHHRIALVDPASGAETTYGELRSQVDAFAGALAARGVVTGTVIAMLCPNIPAFATVFHGILRLGAIATTVNSLYTPSEIQKQLEDSAATWVVTVSALHPQAVAAAHAVGIPDDRIIDLDGAGGHPDLRELLSERRTPPPVSFDPATHVAVLPYSSGTTGNPKGVMLSHRNLVANVQQCRVSIRLERDDRVLAVLPFFHIYGMTVLLNLALRQRASLVTMPKFDLAEFLRLIQEHRCTFLFIAPPIAVALAKHPIVDDFDLSSVHSVFSGAAPLDGETAEAAGRRLDARIYQGYGMSELSPVSHAIPPERGEMPVSSVGVLVPDVEAKLIDPETGVEIVDHVDDGLTVPGELWVRGPNVMLGYLGRPDATAETLDDDGFLHTGDIAVHHADGWFAIVDRLKELIKYKGYQIAPAELEALLLSHPKIMDAAVIGVLDDDRQEIPKAFVVTVADSGLTADDVMAFVAENVAPHKKVRRVEFIEAVPKSAAGKILRKDLRARETA, encoded by the coding sequence GTGTTCCAGAGCCCGTACCCCTCCATCGAGGTCCCCGAAGTGAGCGTCTACGACTACCTCTTCGGTTCCCTCGAAGAGCGCGACCACCACCGGATCGCACTGGTCGACCCCGCATCCGGGGCCGAGACCACCTACGGCGAGCTGCGGTCCCAGGTCGACGCCTTCGCCGGCGCTCTCGCGGCGCGCGGCGTCGTGACCGGCACCGTCATCGCGATGCTCTGCCCGAACATCCCCGCGTTCGCGACGGTCTTCCACGGCATCCTGCGTCTGGGCGCCATCGCGACCACCGTGAACTCGCTGTACACGCCGTCGGAGATCCAGAAGCAGCTGGAGGACTCCGCGGCGACCTGGGTGGTCACGGTATCGGCCCTGCATCCCCAGGCTGTCGCCGCGGCCCACGCGGTCGGCATCCCCGACGACCGCATCATCGACCTCGACGGGGCCGGTGGGCACCCCGACCTCCGCGAGCTGCTGTCGGAGCGGCGCACCCCGCCCCCGGTGTCGTTCGATCCGGCGACCCACGTCGCCGTGCTGCCGTACTCCTCGGGCACCACCGGCAACCCCAAGGGCGTGATGCTCTCGCATCGCAACCTCGTCGCCAATGTGCAGCAGTGCCGCGTCAGCATCCGACTGGAGCGGGACGACCGCGTGCTCGCCGTGCTGCCGTTCTTCCACATCTACGGCATGACGGTGCTGCTCAACCTCGCGCTGCGCCAGCGGGCGAGCCTCGTGACGATGCCGAAGTTCGATCTCGCCGAGTTCCTGCGTCTCATCCAGGAGCATCGATGCACGTTCCTGTTCATCGCGCCGCCCATCGCGGTCGCGCTCGCGAAGCACCCCATCGTCGATGACTTCGACCTCTCCAGCGTGCACAGCGTGTTCTCCGGCGCCGCCCCGCTGGACGGCGAGACCGCCGAGGCCGCCGGCCGCCGGCTGGATGCCCGCATCTACCAGGGCTACGGAATGAGCGAGCTCAGCCCGGTGTCGCACGCGATCCCGCCCGAGCGCGGAGAGATGCCGGTGAGCTCCGTCGGCGTGCTGGTTCCCGACGTCGAGGCGAAGCTGATCGATCCCGAGACCGGGGTCGAGATCGTCGACCACGTCGACGATGGACTCACCGTCCCGGGGGAGCTGTGGGTGCGCGGACCGAACGTGATGCTCGGCTATCTGGGCCGGCCGGACGCGACCGCCGAGACCCTCGACGACGACGGCTTCCTGCACACCGGCGACATCGCCGTGCACCACGCCGACGGCTGGTTCGCGATCGTCGATCGTCTCAAGGAGCTCATCAAGTACAAGGGCTACCAGATCGCCCCGGCCGAGTTGGAGGCGCTGCTGCTGTCGCATCCGAAGATCATGGATGCCGCGGTGATCGGCGTCCTCGACGACGACCGGCAGGAGATCCCGAAGGCCTTCGTCGTCACCGTCGCCGATTCCGGCCTCACCGCCGACGACGTCATGGCCTTCGTCGCCGAGAACGTCGCCCCGCACAAGAAGGTGCGCCGGGTGGAGTTCATCGAGGCGGTGCCGAAGTCGGCCGCCGGCAAGATCCTGCGCAAAGACCTGCGAGCGCGCGAGACGGCCTGA
- a CDS encoding DUF3140 domain-containing protein translates to MSDDDDQVRKDFRDAVNMSPSELEHWLEGDESRAVGQKDGGGESTGHRSGRRIVSLLRTKKDDLTDGDLDHMRKVLGYIERHLAQRPSGDITETAWRYSLMNWGHDPAKG, encoded by the coding sequence ATGAGTGACGATGACGACCAGGTCCGGAAGGACTTCCGGGATGCGGTGAACATGAGCCCGTCCGAGCTCGAGCACTGGCTCGAGGGCGACGAGTCCCGAGCCGTGGGGCAGAAGGACGGCGGCGGCGAGTCGACCGGGCACCGGTCCGGGCGGCGGATCGTGAGCCTGCTGCGCACCAAGAAGGACGACCTCACCGACGGCGACCTCGACCACATGCGCAAGGTGCTCGGATACATCGAGCGACACCTCGCTCAGCGGCCCTCCGGCGACATCACCGAGACCGCCTGGCGCTACTCGCTGATGAACTGGGGCCACGACCCCGCGAAGGGATGA
- a CDS encoding alpha/beta fold hydrolase — MTDVAAARRENERVSIPAAGLTELPDPRYILVGEDGHRIATYSWGDDDLPTVVVVHGFASNTRDNWVSTGWVRDLQRAGFRVLGLDQRGHGASDKPHRASDYDLHQLASDVEAVLDTYLVDTAAYVGYSLGARVGWEVLQDFSSRITRGVLGGVPDGIPLARLNIDQVRALVEEGTPVTDPVTQNYVRLTERVPGNDLRALLAIAGGMRASDTVDPDPAHAPGQPVLFATGSLDAIIEGSKTLAEATPQGRFVEIPDRHHFNAPGSRVFRQTAIDFLTEA; from the coding sequence ATGACGGATGTCGCCGCCGCGAGGCGGGAGAATGAGCGGGTGAGCATTCCCGCCGCCGGCCTGACCGAGCTGCCCGACCCCCGCTACATCCTCGTGGGGGAGGACGGCCACCGCATCGCGACCTACTCGTGGGGTGACGACGATCTGCCCACCGTGGTGGTCGTACACGGCTTCGCCTCGAACACACGCGACAACTGGGTGTCGACGGGCTGGGTGCGCGATCTGCAGCGTGCCGGCTTCCGGGTGCTCGGACTCGATCAGCGCGGCCACGGTGCGAGCGACAAGCCGCATCGCGCGAGCGACTACGACCTGCACCAGCTGGCATCCGACGTCGAGGCGGTGCTCGACACCTACCTCGTCGACACGGCTGCGTACGTCGGCTACTCGCTCGGGGCACGCGTGGGCTGGGAGGTGCTGCAGGACTTCTCGTCGCGCATCACCCGGGGCGTGCTCGGGGGCGTGCCCGACGGCATCCCCCTCGCCCGGCTGAACATCGACCAGGTCCGCGCTCTCGTCGAGGAGGGCACGCCCGTCACCGATCCGGTCACGCAGAACTACGTGCGACTCACCGAGCGAGTACCGGGCAACGACCTGCGCGCCCTGTTGGCGATCGCCGGCGGGATGCGCGCCTCCGACACCGTCGACCCCGATCCCGCTCATGCGCCCGGGCAGCCGGTGCTGTTCGCGACGGGATCCCTCGATGCGATCATCGAGGGCTCGAAGACCTTGGCCGAAGCGACGCCGCAGGGCCGCTTCGTCGAGATCCCCGATCGGCACCACTTCAATGCGCCGGGTTCGCGCGTGTTCCGTCAGACCGCGATCGACTTCCTGACCGAGGCGTGA
- a CDS encoding GIY-YIG nuclease family protein: MSDTLTPMPDACRVCGSRVGLLAAADAGWTCARCGWRLGDAPDADLPRPVVEVVYYLRFDERVKIGTSSRPRQRLAAIRHDELLAFEPGGRRLEQERHREFADLREGGEWFTLAGALTAHIATLRAAASDPWALHDGWLGDAYRRASS; this comes from the coding sequence GTGTCCGACACGCTCACCCCGATGCCGGACGCGTGCCGCGTCTGCGGTTCACGCGTCGGTCTGCTCGCGGCTGCGGACGCCGGTTGGACGTGCGCCCGCTGCGGCTGGCGCCTCGGTGACGCACCGGATGCCGACCTCCCGCGGCCCGTCGTCGAGGTCGTCTACTACCTGCGCTTCGACGAGCGGGTGAAGATCGGCACGAGCAGCAGACCGCGACAGCGGCTCGCCGCCATCCGACACGACGAGCTTCTCGCCTTCGAACCCGGCGGGCGCCGGCTCGAGCAGGAGCGCCACCGCGAGTTCGCCGACCTCCGCGAGGGCGGCGAATGGTTCACCCTCGCGGGCGCGCTGACCGCGCACATCGCGACGCTGCGCGCAGCGGCATCCGACCCGTGGGCGCTCCACGACGGCTGGCTCGGCGACGCCTACCGACGCGCCTCATCGTGA